One genomic window of Haloferax mediterranei ATCC 33500 includes the following:
- a CDS encoding cation:proton antiporter yields the protein MAAALLEFGYLFVVLALTGAAALRLGLSVIPLYVVGGVVAGPYVAGRLGLPYVADGEVIALLAELGIVLLLFFLGLEFSLDRLRASGSEIGRAGVVDLGVNLPLGIAIGLLLGWSFVESLLLGGIVYISSSAIVTKTLIDLGWIADPESEPILGTLVFEDLAIAVYLAVVTSLVLGGEGGFGAIGRSLAIAFGFLGLLFVAVQYGTGLFTRVLDIGNQEAFVLRALAVVIPVAGAALALGVSEAVAAFFVGMGFSASGHRERIERTLIPVRDVFAAIFFFWIGLGTDPMLLTAAAVPLALAVVLTTPAKVVSGYVGGRTYDLSASRSLRVGLGMVPRGEFSLVIAALAASGTTPVMREVIPAFAVGYVFVMSALGTVLMQQSDLVERLVFRGESDGVVKGGQ from the coding sequence ATGGCGGCGGCGCTCCTCGAATTCGGCTACCTGTTCGTCGTCCTCGCGCTCACCGGAGCGGCCGCGCTGCGACTCGGGTTGTCGGTCATCCCGCTGTACGTCGTCGGTGGTGTCGTCGCCGGACCCTACGTCGCCGGTCGCCTCGGACTGCCCTACGTCGCCGACGGTGAGGTCATCGCGCTTCTCGCAGAACTCGGTATCGTCCTCCTATTGTTCTTTCTCGGACTGGAGTTCAGTCTCGACCGACTTCGCGCGTCCGGGTCGGAAATCGGGCGCGCCGGGGTCGTCGACCTCGGCGTGAACCTCCCACTCGGCATCGCAATCGGTCTCCTTCTCGGGTGGTCGTTCGTCGAATCGCTGCTTCTCGGCGGCATCGTCTACATCTCGTCGTCCGCCATCGTGACGAAGACGCTCATCGACCTCGGGTGGATTGCGGACCCCGAATCCGAGCCAATCTTGGGCACACTCGTCTTCGAAGACCTCGCTATCGCGGTCTACCTCGCCGTCGTCACCTCGCTGGTCCTCGGGGGAGAAGGCGGCTTCGGCGCAATTGGCCGGTCGCTGGCTATCGCATTCGGCTTCCTCGGACTCCTGTTCGTCGCCGTCCAGTACGGAACAGGGTTGTTCACCCGCGTCCTCGACATCGGAAATCAGGAAGCGTTCGTCCTCCGGGCGCTCGCCGTCGTCATTCCCGTCGCGGGCGCGGCGCTGGCGTTAGGTGTGAGCGAAGCCGTTGCGGCGTTTTTCGTCGGGATGGGATTTTCGGCCAGCGGACACCGAGAGCGTATCGAACGCACTCTCATCCCGGTTCGGGACGTGTTCGCGGCGATATTCTTCTTCTGGATTGGACTCGGAACGGACCCGATGCTGTTGACCGCGGCGGCGGTGCCGTTGGCCCTTGCAGTGGTGCTAACGACGCCTGCAAAAGTGGTGTCCGGATACGTCGGCGGTCGCACCTACGACCTCTCGGCATCCCGGTCGCTCCGCGTCGGCCTCGGGATGGTTCCGCGCGGCGAGTTCTCGCTCGTCATCGCGGCGCTGGCCGCGTCGGGGACGACACCCGTCATGCGCGAGGTCATTCCGGCGTTCGCCGTCGGCTACGTCTTCGTCATGAGCGCGCTCGGGACGGTGTTGATGCAGCAGTCGGACCTCGTGGAGCGACTGGTCTTTCGCGGTGAGTCAGATGGAGTCGTCAAGGGCGGGCAGTGA
- a CDS encoding cation:proton antiporter regulatory subunit, with the protein MTVYESDLPGVGKKHEVELGDGARLIIVTHNTGKREVFRRESVDSDSEKLFELDDKLARQVGTLLEGAYFQPVEPTRIETLLGDSTLIEWVEVGADADVVGKTLGESNLRQATGASVIAIERDDEVIASPGGDAMVEAGDTLVVIGPREACRNFVELVTGA; encoded by the coding sequence GTGACCGTCTACGAGAGCGACCTTCCGGGCGTCGGGAAGAAACACGAAGTGGAACTCGGTGACGGAGCGCGCCTCATCATCGTGACGCACAACACCGGGAAACGAGAGGTGTTCCGCCGCGAGAGCGTCGACAGCGACTCTGAAAAGCTGTTCGAACTCGACGATAAACTCGCGCGGCAGGTCGGGACGCTCCTCGAAGGTGCGTACTTTCAGCCGGTCGAACCGACGAGGATTGAGACGCTGCTCGGCGACAGTACGCTCATCGAGTGGGTCGAAGTCGGTGCCGACGCAGACGTAGTCGGAAAGACGCTCGGCGAGTCGAATCTCCGGCAAGCAACCGGCGCGTCGGTCATCGCCATCGAGCGCGACGACGAGGTTATCGCCTCGCCCGGCGGCGACGCGATGGTCGAAGCCGGGGACACACTCGTCGTCATCGGACCGCGTGAGGCCTGCCGAAATTTCGTCGAACTCGTCACCGGGGCCTGA
- a CDS encoding diacylglycerol/polyprenol kinase family protein, which translates to MGRPSTAEVKRRLVHASGSGMPLLYILDIVNWQTLGYLFVFLSVVVSVLEVLRLFGGLDWRIYDELTREYEQDNIAGYALYVYSQTAVALVFSPHIAVPGMLMLTIGDPISGLLGSAPVGEWKSVRTLAVMFIVCLALAAPFVIPAFGFIAGGVAAAAGAAGATLADGAKPVVAGYVIDDNVSIPPVACVAIASILWLIA; encoded by the coding sequence GTGGGACGCCCGAGTACCGCCGAAGTGAAGCGGCGACTGGTCCACGCGAGTGGGTCGGGGATGCCCCTTTTGTACATTCTCGATATTGTCAATTGGCAGACGCTCGGGTACCTGTTCGTCTTCCTGTCGGTCGTCGTCAGCGTTCTCGAAGTCCTTCGACTGTTCGGTGGTCTCGATTGGCGTATCTACGACGAACTCACTCGCGAATACGAACAGGACAACATCGCGGGCTACGCGCTATACGTCTACAGTCAGACCGCCGTCGCGCTGGTTTTCAGCCCACACATTGCAGTTCCCGGGATGCTCATGCTCACCATCGGCGACCCGATTAGCGGGCTTCTCGGTTCCGCGCCGGTCGGCGAGTGGAAGTCAGTCCGGACACTCGCGGTGATGTTCATCGTCTGTCTCGCTCTCGCCGCGCCGTTCGTAATTCCGGCCTTCGGATTTATCGCCGGAGGTGTGGCGGCCGCCGCGGGTGCCGCCGGGGCGACGCTGGCAGACGGGGCGAAACCGGTCGTCGCGGGCTACGTTATCGACGACAACGTCTCGATTCCGCCGGTCGCCTGCGTCGCTATCGCGTCGATACTCTGGCTTATTGCCTGA
- the glyS gene encoding glycine--tRNA ligase, whose protein sequence is MSEGTESAALAELAKRRGFFFGSSEAYGGVGGFYTYGPQGAALKSNVEEAWRERFAVQEGNLEIEAPTIMPEPVFEASGHLDGFDDMLVECAECGESHRADHLIEDNSDLEDAETLSLEEAAEEIADLGLVCPNCGADLAGQSVESFNLMFETNIGPGSKTPGYLRPETAQGIFVEFPRIKEYARNRLPFGVTQIGRAYRNEISPRKNIVRTREFTQAELEHFIDPERDEADLSAVEDVEVLLYPATEQEKEDGEYIETTIGEAVDEGIIANAWIGYFLGIAQEWYEDVGVDMDRFRFRQHLAGERAHYSADCWDAESEVDGDWIEIAGFSYRSDYDLSKHGEYGDDDFTVFQQYDEPKTVERAVVDPDMATLGPEFGAQAADVADALEALAERDPDAFDADEVTLDIDGEEVTVDTDVANFSVETQTEAGEHITPHVVEPSFGVDRTVYTLLAHAYETDEVDGEARTFLSLSPSVAPTNVGVFPLVSNVEELVDLADDVAEELRAAGFAVVYDDSGSIGRRYRRQDEVGTPFCITIDRDGMEGDGEDTVTIRERDSGQQVRLPVDDLVQTLVGLRAGTTSFDDVLDENEIVEA, encoded by the coding sequence ATGAGTGAAGGTACCGAATCCGCCGCACTCGCCGAACTGGCGAAGCGTCGCGGCTTCTTCTTCGGTTCTTCGGAAGCCTACGGTGGCGTCGGCGGGTTTTACACCTACGGCCCGCAAGGCGCGGCCCTGAAGTCCAACGTCGAAGAGGCGTGGCGCGAGCGCTTTGCCGTACAGGAGGGCAACCTCGAAATCGAGGCCCCGACAATCATGCCCGAACCCGTCTTCGAGGCGTCCGGTCACCTCGACGGCTTCGACGACATGCTCGTCGAGTGTGCCGAGTGCGGCGAATCCCACCGCGCGGACCACCTCATCGAGGACAACTCCGACCTCGAAGACGCGGAGACGCTCTCGCTGGAGGAAGCCGCCGAAGAGATTGCCGACCTCGGTCTCGTCTGTCCGAACTGTGGCGCAGACCTCGCCGGCCAGTCGGTCGAGAGTTTCAACCTGATGTTCGAGACGAACATCGGTCCCGGTTCGAAGACGCCCGGTTACCTCCGTCCCGAGACGGCACAGGGCATCTTCGTCGAGTTCCCGCGCATCAAGGAGTACGCGCGCAACCGACTCCCGTTCGGCGTGACGCAAATCGGTCGCGCCTACCGCAACGAGATTAGCCCGCGGAAGAACATCGTCCGCACACGCGAGTTCACGCAGGCCGAACTCGAACACTTCATCGACCCCGAGCGCGACGAAGCCGACCTCTCAGCGGTCGAAGACGTGGAGGTGCTTCTCTACCCCGCGACCGAACAGGAGAAAGAAGACGGCGAGTACATCGAGACGACCATCGGCGAGGCGGTCGACGAGGGCATCATCGCCAACGCGTGGATTGGCTACTTCCTCGGCATCGCCCAAGAGTGGTACGAGGATGTCGGCGTCGACATGGACCGCTTCCGCTTCCGCCAGCACCTCGCGGGCGAACGCGCCCACTACTCTGCGGACTGCTGGGACGCAGAAAGCGAAGTCGACGGCGACTGGATCGAGATTGCCGGCTTCTCGTATCGCAGCGACTACGACCTCTCGAAGCACGGCGAGTACGGCGACGACGACTTCACCGTCTTCCAGCAGTACGACGAACCCAAGACGGTCGAACGCGCCGTCGTCGACCCCGACATGGCGACGCTCGGTCCCGAGTTCGGCGCGCAGGCCGCGGACGTGGCCGACGCGCTCGAAGCACTCGCCGAGCGCGACCCGGACGCTTTCGACGCGGACGAAGTCACACTCGATATCGACGGCGAGGAGGTCACCGTCGACACCGACGTAGCGAACTTCTCGGTCGAGACGCAGACCGAAGCGGGCGAACACATCACGCCGCACGTCGTCGAACCGTCGTTCGGTGTCGACCGCACGGTCTACACGCTTCTCGCGCACGCGTACGAGACCGACGAGGTCGACGGCGAAGCACGGACGTTCCTGTCGCTTTCGCCCTCGGTTGCGCCGACGAACGTCGGCGTCTTCCCCCTCGTCAGCAACGTCGAGGAACTCGTGGACCTCGCCGACGACGTGGCCGAAGAGCTTCGCGCGGCCGGATTTGCGGTCGTCTACGACGACTCCGGCAGCATCGGTCGGCGCTACCGCCGACAGGACGAAGTCGGGACGCCCTTCTGTATCACCATCGACCGCGATGGGATGGAAGGCGACGGCGAAGACACCGTGACCATCCGCGAGCGCGACAGCGGTCAGCAGGTTCGGCTGCCGGTCGACGACCTCGTCCAGACCCTCGTCGGCCTGCGCGCGGGAACCACCTCGTTCGACGACGTGCTCGACGAGAACGAAATCGTCGAGGCCTAA
- a CDS encoding CBS domain-containing protein, whose protein sequence is MKVADAMTPGEEVVTVSLPGTRDDVLEYLQERGFSSVPVVKETDEGTNYRGLISREDLIKDPDEDQLAVLVREVPTASADDDLEAAAATMVTENARRIPVVDGDTIEGIITVTDVIRTIARGDIDGETPVGDLAARDVNTTYVEVPLPVVEREIYYANVPYAVVLDDEASLAGIVTEVDIIEVARVVEGEAGTGDSVANQDDKWMWEGIKAVGNRYIPTRNVEIPAEPVSKFMTENLETVSTRAAAKDAAQMMIREDIEQIPLVSGDELIGIVRDINLLEALYE, encoded by the coding sequence ATGAAAGTAGCCGACGCGATGACTCCCGGTGAGGAGGTCGTGACGGTGTCCCTTCCGGGCACCCGCGACGACGTTCTGGAGTACCTCCAAGAGCGTGGGTTCTCCTCTGTGCCAGTGGTGAAAGAGACCGACGAAGGCACGAACTACCGCGGTCTCATCTCCCGAGAGGACCTCATCAAGGACCCGGACGAAGACCAACTCGCGGTGCTCGTCCGCGAAGTACCGACCGCGAGCGCCGACGACGACCTCGAAGCGGCCGCCGCGACGATGGTCACCGAAAATGCGCGCCGAATCCCCGTCGTCGACGGTGATACCATCGAGGGTATCATCACCGTCACCGACGTCATCCGCACCATCGCTCGTGGCGATATCGACGGCGAGACGCCGGTCGGCGACCTCGCCGCACGCGACGTGAACACGACGTACGTGGAGGTTCCCCTCCCGGTCGTCGAGCGCGAGATCTACTACGCGAACGTCCCCTATGCCGTCGTCCTCGACGACGAGGCCTCGCTAGCGGGTATCGTGACCGAAGTCGACATCATCGAAGTCGCTCGCGTCGTCGAAGGCGAAGCAGGCACCGGTGACTCCGTCGCCAACCAGGACGACAAGTGGATGTGGGAAGGCATCAAGGCGGTCGGCAACCGCTACATTCCAACCCGCAACGTCGAGATTCCGGCGGAACCGGTTTCGAAGTTCATGACCGAGAACCTCGAAACCGTCTCGACGCGCGCCGCCGCTAAGGACGCCGCACAGATGATGATTCGAGAGGATATCGAACAGATTCCGCTCGTCAGCGGCGACGAACTCATCGGTATCGTCCGCGACATCAACCTGCTGGAGGCGCTATATGAGTGA
- a CDS encoding DUF7529 family protein, which produces MPETGEGVNRGERLAANAGAEKEAWAATLEDMRALAAELEDDGWSTVTIQAGSTAPTGQSDDDDRFGLVYVIPGNKAEPFAEAVESNDFPEYEVYRAEQSGKVFIVTEFRDPESKTAILIAGVFELRNSLGCVRAATETETMYTHIQKLDGTHLGSFRHDDYEKFFPSVTAVENWADVDSEAMNSD; this is translated from the coding sequence ATGCCAGAGACTGGAGAGGGAGTCAACCGCGGTGAGCGACTCGCCGCGAACGCGGGAGCGGAAAAAGAAGCCTGGGCGGCGACGCTCGAAGATATGCGAGCGCTCGCTGCGGAGTTGGAAGACGACGGGTGGTCGACGGTTACGATTCAGGCAGGGAGCACTGCACCGACGGGCCAAAGCGACGATGATGACCGCTTCGGACTAGTATACGTTATACCCGGGAACAAGGCCGAACCGTTCGCGGAAGCGGTCGAATCGAATGATTTCCCCGAGTACGAGGTGTATCGTGCCGAGCAGAGCGGCAAAGTGTTTATCGTCACGGAGTTCCGCGACCCCGAGTCGAAGACGGCGATTCTCATCGCGGGGGTATTCGAACTCAGGAACTCACTCGGTTGCGTGCGTGCTGCGACTGAAACAGAGACGATGTACACGCACATCCAGAAACTCGATGGCACCCATCTCGGCTCGTTCCGTCACGACGACTACGAGAAATTCTTCCCGAGCGTTACTGCCGTCGAAAATTGGGCAGACGTTGACTCCGAGGCGATGAACTCCGACTGA
- a CDS encoding DUF7555 family protein — translation MVDTRRLGIKFIDAGAYALVITAVVFGLGALLALLVRIRPLLGAKWFMFLVGFVMLAYSALKLRPTPLWKDKEKPSREPVGIQAAVAGALPSKYYLPASERLSVSAKLFVASLSVLATSLAMEVIFGIGIGMGS, via the coding sequence ATGGTCGACACGAGGCGGCTCGGAATCAAGTTCATCGATGCGGGGGCGTACGCACTGGTGATTACCGCCGTCGTGTTCGGCCTTGGAGCGTTGCTCGCGTTGCTCGTGAGGATTCGTCCACTTCTCGGCGCGAAGTGGTTCATGTTCCTCGTCGGGTTCGTGATGCTCGCCTATTCGGCGCTCAAACTCCGTCCAACGCCGCTCTGGAAGGACAAAGAGAAACCGTCACGTGAGCCGGTCGGCATACAGGCCGCCGTTGCGGGAGCGCTTCCATCGAAATACTACCTCCCGGCCTCGGAGCGACTGTCGGTTTCGGCAAAGCTGTTTGTCGCAAGCCTCAGCGTCTTAGCCACCTCGCTGGCCATGGAGGTCATCTTCGGTATCGGTATCGGGATGGGCTCTTGA